In a single window of the Papaver somniferum cultivar HN1 chromosome 8, ASM357369v1, whole genome shotgun sequence genome:
- the LOC113301844 gene encoding metal tolerance protein 1-like isoform X1, translated as MEVQNTQPGHIIEISRDVISEGSSHGTTKVCSGAPCGFSDVGTLSKDAKERAASMRKLWIAIALCVVFITVEIVGGLKANSLAILTDAAHLLSDVAAFGISLFSLWASSWEATPRQSYGFFRIEILGTLVSIQMIWLLAGILVYEAIARIINDTGEVQGFLMFLVSAFGLVVNIVMAVLLGHDHGHGGHGHDHGAHGHGHGHNHSHDVHDPHAHTHSHDHEHDSHHSEPLLKSSEDGNNRIVVGKEKKKRNINIQGAYLHVLGDSIQSAGVMIGGAIIWYKPEWKIIDLICTLIFSVIVLGTTIRMLRNIMEVLMESTPREIDATMLEKDLCEMDEVIAIHELHIWAITVGKVLLACHVKVKPDADADLVLDKVIDHIKRVYNISHVTIQIER; from the coding sequence ATGGAAGTCCAAAATACCCAACCTGGGCATATCATTGAAATAAGCAGAGACGTGATATCTGAAGGATCAAGTCATGGGACTACCAAAGTTTGCAGTGGAGCACCTTGCGGCTTTTCTGATGTGGGGACACTTTCTAAGGATGCCAAAGAACGTGCAGCATCCATGAGGAAGCTTTGGATTGCTATTGCCCTCTGTGTTGTTTTCATTACTGTAGAAATTGTTGGTGGTCTTAAAGCTAATAGTTTAGCAATTTTAACTGACGCCGCTCATCTCCTATCAGATGTTGCAGCTTTTGGTATCTCTTTATTCTCTTTGTGGGCATCAAGTTGGGAAGCAACTCCACGACAATCTTATGGTTTCTTTAGGATTGAGATCCTCGGGACTCTTGTTTCAATCCAGATGATATGGCTGTTAGCTGGAATATTAGTATACGAAGCCATTGCTAGAATTATCAATGATACAGGTGAAGTTCAAGGGTTTTTAATGTTCCTAGTTTCTGCTTTTGGTTTGGTGGTTAATATTGTCATGGCTGTTCTGCTGGGACATGATCATGGACATGGTGGGCATGGTCATGATCATGGTGCACATGGTCATGGCCATGGCCATAACCATAGCCATGATGTTCATGACCCTCATGCACATACCCACAGTCATGACCATGAGCATGATTCACACCATTCAGAGCCATTGCTGAAATCTTCCGAAGATGGTAATAATAGAATAGTTGTGggtaaagagaagaagaaaaggaatatCAACATACAAGGAGCTTATTTGCACGTTCTTGGTGATTCAATTCAAAGCGCTGGGGTTATGATTGGAGGGGCAATTATCTGGTATAAACCTGAATGGAAGATAATCGACTTGATTTGTACACTCATCTTCTCGGTAATTGTGCTTGGAACAACAATCAGAATGTTGAGGAACATAATGGAAGTTCTTATGGAAAGTACACCTCGAGAGATTGATGCAACAAtgcttgagaaagatttgtgtgaGATGGACGAAGTTATTGCTATTCATGAACTTCACATTTGGGCCATAACTGTTGGGAAGGTACTGTTGGCATGTCATGTTAAGGTAAAGCCTGATGCTGATGCAGATTTGGTGTTGGACAAAGTTATCGATCATATTAAGAGGGTTTACAATATAAGCCATGTAACTATACAGATAGAACGTTAG
- the LOC113301843 gene encoding protein CURVATURE THYLAKOID 1B, chloroplastic-like, with translation MASSTTSLRLAISSSSTLNDGRTTGAVASPQCVSLPTLPPPTMSSQNRLQTWKTTTYCRKLARNVVAMATGDAPAEAAETPEIVKTILEAWDNVEDKYAVSSLAVAGVVALWGSAGMISAIDRLPLVPGVFELVGIGYSGWFAYKNLVYKPDRQALFQKIKETYKDVIGKS, from the exons ATGGCGTCGTCAACAACTTCATTAAGGCTTGCCATTTCCTCTTCGTCAACCCTCAACGATGGAAGAACCACCGGTGCCGTGGCATCACCACAATGTGTCAGTCTACCAACACTCCCTCCACCAACTATGTCGTCTCAAAATCGATTGCAAACATGGAAGACTACGACTTACT GCCGTAAACTTGCACGTAATGTTGTCGCCATGGCTACTGGGGATGCACCAGCTGAAGCTGCTGAGACGCCTGAGATTGTGAAGACCATCCTAGAAGCT TGGGACAATGTTGAAGATAAATATGCCGTATCTTCACTTGCCGTTGCAGGTGTAGTTGCCTTGTGGGGCTCTGCTGGAATGATATCC GCAATTGACAGGCTTCCATTAGTTCCTGGGGTTTTTGAGCTCGTTGGAATTGGTTATTCTGGA TGGTTCGCGTACAAGAACTTGGTTTACAAGCCAGACAG GCAAGCATTGTTTCAGAAAATCAAGGAAACTTACAAGGATGTTATTGGTAAAAGTTAA
- the LOC113301844 gene encoding metal tolerance protein 1-like isoform X2: protein MEVQNTQPGHIIEISRDVISEGSSHGTTKVCSGAPCGFSDVGTLSKDAKERAASMRKLWIAIALCVVFITVEIVGGLKANSLAILTDAAHLLSDVAAFGISLFSLWASSWEATPRQSYGFFRIEILGTLVSIQMIWLLAGILVYEAIARIINDTGEVQGFLMFLVSAFGLVVNIVMAVLLGHDHGHNHSHDVHDPHAHTHSHDHEHDSHHSEPLLKSSEDGNNRIVVGKEKKKRNINIQGAYLHVLGDSIQSAGVMIGGAIIWYKPEWKIIDLICTLIFSVIVLGTTIRMLRNIMEVLMESTPREIDATMLEKDLCEMDEVIAIHELHIWAITVGKVLLACHVKVKPDADADLVLDKVIDHIKRVYNISHVTIQIER, encoded by the exons ATGGAAGTCCAAAATACCCAACCTGGGCATATCATTGAAATAAGCAGAGACGTGATATCTGAAGGATCAAGTCATGGGACTACCAAAGTTTGCAGTGGAGCACCTTGCGGCTTTTCTGATGTGGGGACACTTTCTAAGGATGCCAAAGAACGTGCAGCATCCATGAGGAAGCTTTGGATTGCTATTGCCCTCTGTGTTGTTTTCATTACTGTAGAAATTGTTGGTGGTCTTAAAGCTAATAGTTTAGCAATTTTAACTGACGCCGCTCATCTCCTATCAGATGTTGCAGCTTTTGGTATCTCTTTATTCTCTTTGTGGGCATCAAGTTGGGAAGCAACTCCACGACAATCTTATGGTTTCTTTAGGATTGAGATCCTCGGGACTCTTGTTTCAATCCAGATGATATGGCTGTTAGCTGGAATATTAGTATACGAAGCCATTGCTAGAATTATCAATGATACAGGTGAAGTTCAAGGGTTTTTAATGTTCCTAGTTTCTGCTTTTGGTTTGGTGGTTAATATTGTCATGGCTGTTCTGCTGGGACATGAT CATGGCCATAACCATAGCCATGATGTTCATGACCCTCATGCACATACCCACAGTCATGACCATGAGCATGATTCACACCATTCAGAGCCATTGCTGAAATCTTCCGAAGATGGTAATAATAGAATAGTTGTGggtaaagagaagaagaaaaggaatatCAACATACAAGGAGCTTATTTGCACGTTCTTGGTGATTCAATTCAAAGCGCTGGGGTTATGATTGGAGGGGCAATTATCTGGTATAAACCTGAATGGAAGATAATCGACTTGATTTGTACACTCATCTTCTCGGTAATTGTGCTTGGAACAACAATCAGAATGTTGAGGAACATAATGGAAGTTCTTATGGAAAGTACACCTCGAGAGATTGATGCAACAAtgcttgagaaagatttgtgtgaGATGGACGAAGTTATTGCTATTCATGAACTTCACATTTGGGCCATAACTGTTGGGAAGGTACTGTTGGCATGTCATGTTAAGGTAAAGCCTGATGCTGATGCAGATTTGGTGTTGGACAAAGTTATCGATCATATTAAGAGGGTTTACAATATAAGCCATGTAACTATACAGATAGAACGTTAG